Within Microbacterium proteolyticum, the genomic segment CGGACGGTGGAAGAATCGCGAGCATGAGTGAAAGCGTCGCGCCGCGCCGGCCCACAGTCCTCGCGGTGTGGTTGATCATCGCGGGAGTCGTCGGATGGTGGGCGGCGTTCTCGCTCACCATGGAGCGGTTCCGTCAGCTCATGGACGGCGGGCAAGCGGCATCCTGCGACTTCAGCGTGCTCGTCCAGTGCACCGCGAACCTGAAGTCGTGGCAGGGCAGCGTCTTCGGTTTCCCCAACCCGATCATCGGGCTCGCGGCGTGGATCGCACCGATCGTCGTCGGCGTCGCGATCCTCGCGGGCGCCAGATTCGCCCGTTGGTTCTGGATCGTCTTCTGGCTCGGCATCGTCGGGGCGCTGGCGTTCGTGATCTGGCTGATCTCGCAGAGCATCTTCGCGCTCGGCACCCTGTGCCCGTGGTGCATGGTCACGTGGTCGGTGGTCATCCCCACGTTCTTCGCGGTCACCCTGCACGTTCTGCGGGAGGGGATCCTCCCGGTCGGCCGGAAGACCCGGGATGCCGCGGCCTCGCTGATGGCCTGGGTGCCGCTCATGGCGCTCGGCGGCTACGTGGTCGTCGCCGTCCTCGCGCAGCTGCGCCTGGACGTCCTCGGCCAGCTCTGACGTCGGCGATCCGCGGACGGAAGTCCGTTCCGCGGATGCCACTGAGTCGGTGCGGATCGCCGAGTCTGCGCCGATGGCGGAGCGAACGCCGCGCCGTCGCGCCCGCACAACCTCGGTCATCTGCACGACCTCAGTCCGTTCCGCGCGGATGCCACTGAGT encodes:
- a CDS encoding vitamin K epoxide reductase family protein, with product MSESVAPRRPTVLAVWLIIAGVVGWWAAFSLTMERFRQLMDGGQAASCDFSVLVQCTANLKSWQGSVFGFPNPIIGLAAWIAPIVVGVAILAGARFARWFWIVFWLGIVGALAFVIWLISQSIFALGTLCPWCMVTWSVVIPTFFAVTLHVLREGILPVGRKTRDAAASLMAWVPLMALGGYVVVAVLAQLRLDVLGQL